In Desulfuribacillus stibiiarsenatis, the genomic window TACTTCAGGCCACAATGTATCTATGATACGGTCTCGTTCGACTAAGTTTCCTTCAAAGTGAATAAGGTAGGCACACAACTCTCTTACTTTATTCGTTTTCCAAGTAAGGGTTTCATTTTCATCATGGCTATAAACATCAAAGTGGCCAAAACATCGAATTGAAATAGATGAGTCTTTTGGTTTATGTTTATTAGTTGCATGTAATATACGACGTACCGACTGATGAAGACGCGCTTTTGTAACAGGTTTTAGTATGTAGTCCAGTGATTCAATTTCAAACGCCTCCACTGCAAAATCCATATGCGCAGTAACAAATATAATCTTCGTTTGTTCATTCATTTCCTGAACTCTTCGCGCAAATTCCATACCAGATATTTCTGGCATTTCAATATCTAAGAATACTGCATCTATTATTTCAACCTTCAGACGTTCAAGTGCTTCAACAGGATCAGTATATCTGCCACTAACCTCAATTTCCTCAAACTCCGATAATAATATCTCTAATATATCAAGACCTGTTTCCTCATCGTCGATTAATAAGACTTTACGCATATAAGACTACCACCTTCCCAACTAACATTTTACTTCTTTTTCTGGGCTTTTGATATTTATTGAAAACATTTTCTATTTTACTTTAAAATGCTTCGATTCGTTCCCACGAGCAAAAAAGGAAAGACACTAGTCCTTCCTCCGACTTTCCAACATAGTATTTACATGTTCACATTATGGTCTTTAATCACGTAATATCTTTACTAGAAAACTTCTTAATAGCTAGTGCTACAAATCCGAACATGTACAAGGCGATATATACAAACATCCATACACTTGCGGGCTCACCACTTCCAGACATACTAGCACCCGCCATGGCAGAACCTGCAAGCTGAGAATTCGGAACCATAACGCGTTCCATTGTACTATAAATCGTTTGGAAAGGTGAAATCAAGCTAATAAAGATTCCCGTTCCAATGATTGAGTTGTTGTTCAGGTACTGTCCAATCATTTCAACCATACCACCAACATTGCCTAGAATATAAATGAAAATCATTAAAATCCCATTGGATACGGTTTTAAAGAATACCGATCCAAACAATGTTACACAAACAAGTGCGGCTGGAAGCAGAAGATATAGCAACCATCCTTTCATGATTTGAAAGAAATTCAAACTAGTGATTGTACTTAGGTCAAACAATGCTCCAATAACTAAAATGGAGAAAAACAATACTGTTGCATACGCACAAGCTAGAATTACCAATCCGCCAAGCTTACCAAGAATGTACTGATAGCGGTGAATTGGGCGAGTGAGAATCCCTTGAATGAGTCCAGAATCTAATTCTGAAGCCACTGCACCGGCTCCCAGCATAATCGTTAATAGTGCTATTAACATGGAGGAAAATTGAAAGCCCATTCTCGTAACCATTTGAATCGCAAACGGTCTAAACTGGTCTCCCATACCATGAGTCATTGAAGAATTGGGAAGATAATTGAGCATAATTGTCCAAAAAGCCAAGTACAAAACTGTAACAATACCCATTACCAAAAACGTTTTTTTACGCACTGCTTCCTGAAGTGTCATGATTATGATTGCTTTAATGGTAAACCCTCCTCGCCAACAATCTGCAGAAACACAGTTTCAAGGGTTTCTCGATGTGGTGTTAACTCATAAAGTGTTACCCCATCTGATGTAAGACTAGTAGCAAGAGAAGGAATCTGCTCGTAATCGTTTAATAATATTGTATAGCTGCCATCCGCAAGCTTTTGTAGTGAATCAAATTGTTTTTTTAGCTTTGCAACCAATTCTTCCGTAAGCCCTTTCGCCCGGATTGTTAACAAGATTTTATTCATTAGTAACTCGTCCATCCGTGCTGATTTCACTACGGTTCCTTTATGAATGATTGTTACACTGTCACAGACTGCTTCTACTTCGCTTAAAAGATGACTATTTAAAAAGACGGTCATCCCTTCATTTCTTAAGGAAACAATAATGTCTCTGACATCTCTGCGCCCGATTGGATCTAGTGCAGATGTTGGCTCATCAAAAAATATCAGTTCTGGATTCGAGAGCAGCGCACTGGCCAAGCCAATACGCTGCTGCATACCCTTACTATACGAACCTACTTTATATTTTTCTTGTCCTTCTAGACCTACTAGCTTCAATACCCTGTTGACTTGTTCTTTCGTATTATTAATCTTGATGATTTGGGCGTGGAAGTTGAGCAAATCTAGGCCCGTCATCCAATCCTGGTAACGGAAAAGTTCTGGAAGGTAACCCATCTTCTGTCGCGCAGAAACATCGCCAAGCGGTTTACCAAGTACCGTTCCACTCCCAGACGTCGGAAATACAAGACCTGTTAATATCTTAATGCAAGTACTTTTCCCCGCACCATTACGTCCGAGGAATCCGTACACCTGCCCAGCCTCTACGGAAAGGTTGATTTTGTCACAAGCCGTTTTGTCTCCGTATTTTTTCGTAAGATTATGTGTTTCGATAATCATTAACGGACACTCCTAGCGATTTTTGTTAACTCCGCATCCGTCTTATTGCCAATCATCCCATACATAATACCGTCTTTCGTCCAGATCAATACAGAAGCGTTCTCTAGGTTTGGCATCTCTTGTATCGCTTTTTCATGCGCTTCTTTCATTGCAACAAGTTCTTGCTCATCGTGTTTGCTCATGAACTTTTGTTTCATTTCATCGATAGATGCTTTGTGCGACTTATTACCCGTTAAAGAATCAATAGCTGTATTATGTGATTCTGGCGCTACCATATTTTTCGACATCGTTTCATTAAGTGCCTTAAAATCAGCCAAAGTATAGATGTAACCGTTATTTGCGCCCAAATCTACTTCTCTTCCGAACCCAACTAGGACAGGAAGATAAATGTCAGAACTGTCTTGCTCGATTTTAGCAAGTTGTTGGCGGATATTGGTAGGGATTATAGGCAAATTGGTCATTACATTATGCAGCTCATCCTTCAAAGCCTTAGGTGCATC contains:
- a CDS encoding ABC transporter permease; the protein is MTLQEAVRKKTFLVMGIVTVLYLAFWTIMLNYLPNSSMTHGMGDQFRPFAIQMVTRMGFQFSSMLIALLTIMLGAGAVASELDSGLIQGILTRPIHRYQYILGKLGGLVILACAYATVLFFSILVIGALFDLSTITSLNFFQIMKGWLLYLLLPAALVCVTLFGSVFFKTVSNGILMIFIYILGNVGGMVEMIGQYLNNNSIIGTGIFISLISPFQTIYSTMERVMVPNSQLAGSAMAGASMSGSGEPASVWMFVYIALYMFGFVALAIKKFSSKDIT
- a CDS encoding ABC transporter ATP-binding protein, encoding MIIETHNLTKKYGDKTACDKINLSVEAGQVYGFLGRNGAGKSTCIKILTGLVFPTSGSGTVLGKPLGDVSARQKMGYLPELFRYQDWMTGLDLLNFHAQIIKINNTKEQVNRVLKLVGLEGQEKYKVGSYSKGMQQRIGLASALLSNPELIFFDEPTSALDPIGRRDVRDIIVSLRNEGMTVFLNSHLLSEVEAVCDSVTIIHKGTVVKSARMDELLMNKILLTIRAKGLTEELVAKLKKQFDSLQKLADGSYTILLNDYEQIPSLATSLTSDGVTLYELTPHRETLETVFLQIVGEEGLPLKQS